The Amblyomma americanum isolate KBUSLIRL-KWMA chromosome 5, ASM5285725v1, whole genome shotgun sequence genome window below encodes:
- the LOC144133330 gene encoding putative inactive tRNA-specific adenosine deaminase-like protein 3: protein MDHAAETALAKRKSTVGAEQQAKKSKADDTNSSAAMDFPSSRSLLPVLADEYLRKVDTAPVYVGKIIDRKQTSRLVKWLSQTVPLGDLQHLKRVRSTAAGMEIILRPRRENDSGCVKTIKDVLGTDSTHAEGLCEDVVEVNVPQHAPLTRSQFESSNCFWPTQFHEDKLIAKIISNNFFSAQDKNDMERYMNLAIEAAKISVTGVGVAVVNPDTSTPLVVATGDKQHPIKHAVMVAVDMVARHHGGGAWPLMIENSLCNVELKDLEVYGKAPYLCTGYDFYITHEPCTMCAMALVHSRVRRVFYGCPTSRGALGSSRKLHVQPGLNHHFQVWRGLLEEQCVALSKNQSLHQL, encoded by the exons ATGGACCACGCAGCAGAGACAGCGCTAGCAAAGCGGAAAAGTACTGTAG GTGCGGAACAGCAAGCGAAGAAATCAAAAGCAGATGACACGAACTCATCTGCAGCGATGGACTTCCCTAGTTCGCGATCTTTGCTACCCGTATTGGCGGACGAATACCTTCGGAAAGTGGACACAG CCCCCGTGTATGTTGGAAAAATAATCGACCGCAAGCAGACATCGCGGCTAGTGAA ATGGTTGTCCCAGACGGTACCTCTGGGGGACCTGCAACATCTCAAACGAGTGCGGAGCACGGCGGCAG GAATGGAAATCATACTTCGACCACGGCGGGAGAATGACTCGGGTTGTGTGAAGACCATTAAAGACGTGCTAGGAACTGATTCGACCCACGCTGAAGGTCTTTGTGAAGATGTGGTAGAAGTGAACGTCCCACAACATGCACCTCTGACGAGAAGCCAGTTCGAGTCGTCAAACTGCTTTTGGCCGACACAGTTCCATGAAGACAAATT GATTGCCAAAATTATCAGCAACAACTTCTTCTCTGCCCAAGACAAAAATGACATGGAACGATACATGAATTTGGCTATTGAAGCAGCCAAAATATCCGTG ACAGGTGTTGGAGTTGCAGTTGTTAATCCAGACACGTCAACACCACTGGTTGTAGCAACCGGAGACAAGCAGCATCCAATAAAGCATGCCGTGATGGTAGCAGTGGACATGGTGGCCAGGCATCATGGTGGTGGGGCGTGGCCCCTGATGATCGAGA ACAGCCTATGCAATGTTGAACTGAAAGACTTGGAAGTCTATGGTAAAGCACCTTACCTTTGCACTGGTTACGATTTCTACATCACTCACGAACCATGCACAAT GTGTGCAATGGCTTTGGTCCATTCGAGGGTACGGAGGGTCTTCTATGGGTGCCCCACATCACGTGGTGCACTGGGTTCAAGTCGAAAGCTGCACGTTCAGCCTGGTCTTAACCATCATTTCCAGGTGTGGCGTGGGCTTCTAGAAGAACAGTGTGTTGCTCTCTCCAAAAATCAGTCACTGCACCAACTGTGA